A region of Staphylococcus sp. IVB6181 DNA encodes the following proteins:
- the nagE gene encoding N-acetylglucosamine-specific PTS transporter subunit IIBC, with protein MYNFLQRLGRSLMLPVAVLPAAAIIIGIANVLKAMNTAPTVAEFIFQCGLAVLEQLGLLFAIGVALGMAKKNDGSVALAAVVGYFVVTSVLKPEKLAGILRIKKDAINIGFDQMNNQNVFVGLLIGLIAAFCYNKFSATELPTALSFFSGKRLVPIMTAFLSVLLSLVLFFVWPFVYDGIVAFGKWIINFGPFGAFLYGVFNRLLIPTGLHHALNAVFWFDLGGINDIAKFQSGDGAIKGITGRYMAGFFSVMMFGVPAAALAMYQTAVSKQKKRVAGLMLAGSISAFFVGVTEPIEFAFMFAAPVLFVIHALLTGLSLFIAALFHWTAGFSFSAGLIDFLLSLVNPVSNYPLMLMVQGIVFFVIYYVVFRAAIQIFNLNTPGRGDEEITDPVADPSESDENSEKPAGKYSAMSAQIIDGLGGKENITTLTNCATRLRLEVDDIEKLNKNQIKQAGAAGVTTSGKHNVQVIIGTHVQQVADEVEKQMES; from the coding sequence ATGTATAACTTTTTACAACGCTTAGGGCGTTCTTTAATGCTGCCGGTTGCTGTATTGCCAGCAGCTGCCATTATTATCGGAATTGCTAACGTCTTAAAAGCAATGAATACAGCACCGACTGTGGCAGAGTTCATTTTCCAATGCGGTTTGGCTGTTTTAGAACAGCTCGGTTTACTCTTTGCTATCGGTGTTGCTTTAGGGATGGCGAAGAAGAATGACGGTTCTGTTGCTTTAGCAGCAGTTGTCGGCTACTTTGTCGTAACATCAGTATTAAAACCAGAAAAGCTTGCAGGTATACTGCGTATCAAAAAGGATGCAATCAACATCGGTTTTGATCAAATGAATAACCAAAACGTATTTGTCGGTTTATTAATCGGTTTAATTGCAGCATTCTGTTATAACAAATTCAGTGCTACAGAATTGCCGACTGCATTATCGTTCTTCAGCGGTAAGCGTTTAGTTCCGATTATGACAGCATTTTTATCAGTATTGTTGTCTCTTGTTTTATTTTTCGTATGGCCATTCGTTTATGATGGCATTGTAGCTTTCGGTAAATGGATTATTAATTTTGGTCCATTTGGAGCCTTTTTATATGGTGTATTTAATCGTTTGCTGATTCCAACAGGTTTGCATCACGCATTAAATGCTGTCTTTTGGTTTGATTTAGGAGGTATAAATGATATCGCTAAATTCCAGTCAGGCGATGGTGCTATTAAAGGCATTACAGGCCGTTACATGGCAGGATTCTTTTCGGTCATGATGTTTGGTGTACCGGCAGCAGCCTTGGCTATGTATCAAACAGCTGTTTCTAAACAAAAGAAACGTGTAGCTGGTTTAATGTTAGCAGGCTCAATTTCAGCATTCTTTGTAGGTGTGACTGAGCCGATTGAATTTGCCTTTATGTTTGCGGCACCAGTATTATTTGTGATTCATGCCTTATTGACAGGTTTATCACTCTTTATTGCAGCATTATTCCATTGGACAGCAGGGTTCTCATTTAGTGCAGGACTGATTGATTTCCTATTATCACTCGTCAATCCTGTGTCGAATTATCCGTTGATGTTAATGGTTCAAGGAATCGTGTTCTTTGTGATTTACTATGTAGTCTTCAGAGCTGCGATTCAAATCTTTAACTTGAATACACCAGGCCGCGGTGATGAAGAAATTACAGACCCAGTTGCAGATCCTTCTGAATCTGATGAGAATTCAGAGAAACCGGCAGGAAAGTATTCTGCAATGTCTGCACAAATTATTGATGGGTTAGGCGGAAAAGAAAATATTACTACGTTAACCAATTGTGCAACAAGACTTCGATTAGAAGTGGATGACATTGAAAAGCTGAATAAGAATCAAATCAAGCAAGCAGGCGCAGCTGGTGTAACTACGAGCGGTAAACATAATGTCCAAGTTATTATAGGGACACATGTGCAACAAGTTGCGGATGAAGTAGAGAAACAAATGGAGTCATGA
- the serA gene encoding phosphoglycerate dehydrogenase, translating into MYKILVSDPIAKDGLQTLLDDPDFEVDIDTGLSPEALIDKIKDYDGLIVRSQTQVTPEVIEAADNLKIIARAGVGVDNIDRDAATKRGVLVINAPDGNTISATEHSMAMILAMARQIPDANQSLKAGKWNRSSFKGTELYHKTLGIIGTGRIGLGVAKRAKSFGMKIIAFDPYLTAEKAKELDIERATVEEIAQNADFVTVHTPLTPKTKGMIGKEFFAQAKPNLQIINVARGGIIDEEALIEALDKGLIARAAIDVFENEPATDSPLTKHDKIVVTPHLGASTVEAQEKVAVSVSNEIEEFFHTGNVRHAVNAPKMIFGEEAEELQEYLNLCDMVGKVCIQLLGKAPRELKIKFSGELVKEDTNILTRTIAKGILSQDLGDRVNLVNALFLLNEQNVVYNVEKDAKPRSFSNYIELTMVNRDRKVTVGATVLNGYGARIVQINDYPVDFKPEKYQLVIHHQDRPGIVGRTGQILGEYDINIASMHLGRTTQGGNAMMIISVDMPASEEVIDALYKIDGFESIQFVDLNK; encoded by the coding sequence ATGTATAAAATTCTAGTATCAGATCCAATCGCAAAAGACGGTTTGCAAACACTTTTAGATGACCCAGACTTTGAAGTCGATATTGATACAGGACTTTCACCTGAAGCTTTAATCGATAAAATCAAAGACTATGATGGACTTATTGTACGAAGCCAAACGCAAGTAACGCCTGAAGTCATTGAAGCGGCTGACAACTTGAAAATTATTGCACGCGCCGGTGTCGGCGTAGACAATATTGATCGCGACGCAGCCACAAAACGCGGTGTGTTAGTAATCAATGCCCCTGACGGCAACACCATTTCAGCAACAGAACACTCCATGGCTATGATTTTAGCTATGGCACGTCAAATTCCAGATGCCAACCAATCACTTAAAGCAGGCAAATGGAACCGCTCATCATTCAAAGGTACAGAATTATACCATAAAACATTAGGTATCATCGGTACAGGACGTATCGGTTTAGGTGTAGCTAAACGCGCCAAAAGTTTCGGTATGAAAATCATTGCTTTTGACCCTTATTTAACAGCTGAAAAAGCAAAAGAATTAGATATTGAACGTGCAACAGTAGAAGAAATCGCACAAAATGCAGACTTCGTGACTGTGCATACACCGTTAACACCGAAAACAAAAGGTATGATCGGCAAAGAATTCTTTGCTCAAGCTAAACCTAACCTTCAAATTATCAACGTAGCACGCGGAGGTATCATTGATGAAGAAGCCTTGATTGAAGCATTAGATAAAGGTTTGATTGCACGTGCAGCAATTGATGTATTCGAAAATGAACCTGCTACAGATTCACCTTTGACAAAACACGATAAAATCGTTGTGACACCGCACTTAGGTGCATCTACTGTTGAAGCACAAGAAAAAGTAGCCGTATCCGTTTCGAATGAAATTGAAGAATTCTTCCATACCGGCAATGTGCGCCATGCTGTCAATGCACCGAAAATGATTTTTGGAGAAGAAGCGGAAGAACTTCAAGAATACTTGAACCTTTGCGACATGGTCGGCAAAGTATGTATTCAATTATTAGGCAAAGCACCGCGTGAATTAAAAATCAAATTCAGCGGGGAATTGGTTAAAGAAGATACCAACATTTTGACACGTACAATCGCTAAAGGTATTTTATCTCAAGACTTAGGCGATCGTGTCAACTTAGTCAATGCCCTCTTCCTTCTTAACGAACAAAATGTAGTTTACAATGTTGAAAAAGATGCGAAGCCTCGTTCTTTCAGCAACTACATTGAATTAACAATGGTCAACAGAGATCGTAAAGTTACTGTCGGTGCAACTGTCTTAAACGGTTATGGTGCGCGTATTGTTCAAATCAATGACTACCCTGTTGATTTCAAACCTGAAAAATATCAACTTGTTATCCATCACCAAGACCGTCCTGGTATTGTAGGACGTACAGGTCAAATCTTAGGCGAATATGATATTAACATTGCCTCAATGCACTTAGGCCGTACAACTCAAGGCGGTAATGCAATGATGATTATCTCTGTAGATATGCCTGCCTCAGAAGAAGTTATTGATGCACTATACAAAATCGATGGATTTGAATCTATTCAATTCGTTGACTTAAACAAATAA
- a CDS encoding HAD family hydrolase, with protein sequence MKAVLFDVDGVFLSEERCFDVSALTVYEMLMSQHFLKLMPSVKFNTINDSEINLIRQVVFEQDQILNAMKSRGLNSNWDMLFIVLSIHLIDLLKTLSAEDREAFLTAHPFTDVTLQEVGDLVSKQQVDFIKPLHFIENAESGKTQIYRDLRNYAAEQLDTEHTELFEIRSPLWEISQEVFQEWYLGHRLYRKVEEKTPRSDFKTGYIYQEEELADAKEIQGLLKDLEEAGYKLAVATGRPRTETLVPFEDKGFLKYFDESHIVSASEVLKAEEQFPELKPLGKPNPFCYIAAYNGNQLDQYQNYAQQQDQVFRDEEIYIVGDSLADLFSAETTGATFIGTLTGLKGKAAQSELEAHHADCIVDNVLDIRKILL encoded by the coding sequence ATGAAAGCAGTATTATTTGATGTTGATGGTGTATTTTTAAGTGAAGAAAGATGTTTTGACGTATCTGCTTTGACTGTCTATGAAATGTTGATGAGCCAGCATTTCTTGAAGTTGATGCCGTCAGTTAAATTCAACACGATTAATGACAGTGAAATTAATCTTATTCGTCAAGTTGTGTTTGAACAAGATCAGATTTTGAATGCGATGAAGTCGCGCGGTTTGAATTCCAACTGGGATATGTTGTTTATTGTGTTATCAATCCATTTGATTGATTTGCTTAAAACACTCTCAGCAGAAGACAGAGAAGCATTTTTAACAGCACATCCTTTTACAGATGTCACGCTTCAAGAGGTTGGAGATTTAGTTTCAAAACAGCAAGTTGATTTTATCAAGCCGCTGCATTTTATTGAAAATGCGGAATCTGGTAAAACTCAAATTTATCGTGATTTGCGCAATTATGCGGCAGAACAGCTAGATACAGAACATACAGAGCTGTTTGAAATCCGCAGTCCTTTATGGGAAATTTCACAAGAGGTCTTCCAAGAATGGTATTTAGGCCATCGTTTATATCGCAAAGTGGAAGAAAAAACACCGAGAAGTGATTTTAAAACAGGCTATATATATCAAGAAGAAGAGTTGGCTGATGCTAAAGAAATTCAAGGCTTGCTGAAAGATTTAGAAGAAGCGGGTTATAAACTAGCAGTAGCTACTGGCCGCCCTAGAACAGAAACACTCGTACCGTTTGAAGACAAGGGCTTCTTAAAGTACTTTGATGAATCGCATATCGTGTCAGCTTCTGAAGTATTGAAAGCTGAAGAACAGTTCCCTGAATTAAAACCTTTAGGCAAACCGAATCCGTTTTGCTATATTGCAGCATACAACGGTAATCAGCTAGACCAGTACCAAAACTATGCACAGCAGCAAGATCAAGTATTCCGAGATGAAGAGATATACATAGTAGGAGATTCTCTCGCAGACTTATTCAGTGCAGAAACAACAGGTGCTACATTTATCGGTACGCTGACAGGTTTAAAAGGGAAAGCAGCGCAATCAGAACTTGAAGCGCATCATGCAGATTGTATTGTTGATAATGTCTTAGATATTCGTAAAATCTTATTATAA